Proteins from one Xiphophorus hellerii strain 12219 chromosome 8, Xiphophorus_hellerii-4.1, whole genome shotgun sequence genomic window:
- the mrps18c gene encoding small ribosomal subunit protein bS18m, which produces MRSLGTTVTLPVFTVVPELLPVLCQVKMLCVRKLQRLKAAFYLSRSTTHRSLTSAEVLPKDDALLKVGNPSRESKKGCMLCNVTVDFKNIQLLSQFVSPHTGRIYGRHITGLCGRKQKEISKAIKKAHSLGFMPVTHKYPEFMKDPRICSIKHLD; this is translated from the exons ATGCGGTCGCTCGGAACCACAGTGACACTGCCAGTGTTTACCGTCGTCCCGGAGCTTCTTCCTGTCCTGTGTCAGGTCAAAATGTTGTGTGTGAGAAAACTCCAGAGGCTAAAGGCTGCTTTCTATCTCTCTAGGAGCACAA CACACAGGAGCCTTACATCCGCTGAAGTCCTGCCGAAAGATGACGCT CTTCTAAAAGTGGGGAATCCGTCCAGAGAGTCCAAAAAAGGCTGCATGCTCTGCAACGTCACTGTGGACTTTAAAAACATCCAG CTTCTGTCTCAGTTCGTCTCTCCTCACACTGGCAGGATCTATGGCCGACACATCACAG GATTATGTGGGAGAAAGCAGAAGGAGATCTCTAAAGCCATAAAGAAGGCTCACTCACTAG GTTTCATGCCAGTGACCCACAAATATCCTGAGTTCATGAAGGATCCCAGGATCTGCAGCATCAAACATCTGGATTAG